A part of Carettochelys insculpta isolate YL-2023 chromosome 1, ASM3395843v1, whole genome shotgun sequence genomic DNA contains:
- the STX19 gene encoding syntaxin-19 yields MKDRLQELKLRAKELQLAEENSCPPGIKEDNQVEFEQQAIIYEKEPVTERHLNEIQRLQDEINNLAENVQKFGQQQKNLASSMRRFSVLKKESNITREIKIQAEHISKCLDQLSKMAKKSESEHEPSSAIVRILTSQHAFLFRRFQNTMFSYNNAITAKQEKCKTFIVRQLEVVGKEVSEEEVNDLLQQGKWEIFNENLLTEVKITKAQLSEIEQRHKELVNLENHIKDLKEFFIQISLLVEQQGEIINNIEMGVSNTQDYVQLSREKFRLAVKYKKRNPCKAICCWCCPCCR; encoded by the coding sequence atgaaagatcgCCTTCAAGAGCTTAAACTGAGAGCAAAAGAACTGCAGCTAGCTGAAGAGAACAGCTGTCCACCTGGGATAAAGGAAGACAACCAAGTGGAGTTTGAACAGCAAGCTATTATTTACGAGAAAGAACCCGTAACTGAGAGGCACCTCAATGAAATCCAGAGACTTCAGGATGAGATTAATAACTTGGCAGAGAACGTTCAAAAATTTGGTCAGCAGCAGAAAAATCTAGCGTCTTCAATGAGACGGTTCAGTGTTCTTAAAAAAGAGTCCAACattacaagagaaataaaaattcaaGCAGAGCACATAAGTAAATGCTTGGATCAACTGTCAAAAATGGCTAAGAAGTCTGAAAGTGAACACGAGCCATCTTCCGCCATTGTAAGAATACTTACATCTCAACATGCATTCCTTTTCCGACGCTTCCAGAACACCATGTTTTCATACAACAATGCTATAACAGCCAAGCAGGAGAAGTGCAAGACATTCATTGTGCGTCAGCTTGAAGTAGTCGGGAAAGAGGTCTCCGAGGAAGAAGTGAATGACTTGCTTCAACAAGGAAAATGGGAGATTTTCAATGAAAATCTGCTTACTGAAGTCAAAATCACTAAGGCTCAACTATCAGAGATTGAGCAAAGACACAAAGAATTGGTGAATCTGGAGAACCATATCAAAGACTTGAAGGAATTTTTCATCCAGATCTCACTTCTCGTGGAGCAGCAAGGAGAAATAATCAACAACATTGAAATGGGTGTAAGCAATACTCAAGATTACGTGCAACTGTCACGAGAGAAGTTTAGACTAGCAGTCAAGTATAAAAAGCGGAACCCTTGCAAAGCAATATGTTGCTGGTGTTGTCCATGCTGCAGATAA